A single window of Ammospiza caudacuta isolate bAmmCau1 chromosome Z, bAmmCau1.pri, whole genome shotgun sequence DNA harbors:
- the SLC28A3 gene encoding solute carrier family 28 member 3: MELTETNRDHPGVHNLAFQNDSDDGVDDTNLKGLGDNSQTIKNSQNKGTVHINQGDEYINIESDLHENKRASVDDEQLRLKGQLEKRYDEVCEFCKKHKTRIHYVVYGILITAYLAVVIAACTLNFQRALPLFVITVLAIFFICWDFFIAKYEDRIAAFFSPGDRYLKKQWFWLKWVLCAALIIMIICWLIFDTTKRGSRQLISFGGLVMYVILMLIFSKYPTQVAWRPVFSGIGMQFILGILILRTKVGFDVLNWLGIQIQTFLEYSDAGAKFVFGDKYTDHFFAFKVLPIVVFFSTVMSMLYHIGFMQWLVGKVGWIMHVFMGTTPVESLVAAGNIFVGQTESPLLVRPYLPYITKSELHAVMTAGFSTIAGSVLGAYISFGVSSSHLLTASVMSAPASLAVSKLFWPETEKPLVTLRSGIQMAKSESKNLLEAASQGASTSIGLVANIAVSVISFLALLSFFDSALSWVGNLFDYPQLTFENICAYVFMPFSFMMGVDWEDSFIVGGLLGYKTFFNEFLAYERLSKLIQNREKGGSMYINGVKQYMTVRSEVIATYALCGFANFGSLGLVIGGLTSIAPSKKKEIADGAFRAMIAGTVACFMTACVAGMLTVPSLEVPCHILLGNASNFTDFPANSTELVECCQQLLTSANHSEEIFPRGNYSLNSWKVCCQILSQPAFHCT, from the exons GGGGATGAATACATCAATATTGAGAGTGATCTGCATGAAAACAAACGTGCCTCCGTGGATGATGAGCAACTGCGCCTGAAAGG gcAATTAGAAAAAAGGTATGATGAAGTCTGTGAATTTTGCAAGAAACATAAAACCAGAATTCATTATGTGGTCTACGGAATTTTAATAACAG CATATTTGGCAGTAGTTATTGCAGCCTGCACTTTGAATTTTCAGAGAGCTTTGCCACTCTTTGTCATCACTGTCCTAGCCATCTTCTTCatctgctgggatttttttatagCTAAGTATGAAGACAGAATTGCTGCATTCTTTTCCCCTGGAGACCGATATCTGAAAAAACAGTGGTTTTGGCTGAAATG gGTGTTGTGTGCAGCTCTTATTATAATGATCATCTGCTGGCTCATCTTTGACACGACGAAACGAGGATCCCGTCAGCTAATCTCttttggtgggcttgtgatgTATGTCATCCTGATGCTTATCTTTTCCAAATATCCAACCCAA GTTGCTTGGAGACCAGTATTTTCAGGAATAGGAATGCAGTTTATTCTTGGGATTCTTATTCTGAggaccaaagtgggttttgaTGTACTTAACTGGCTAGGCATTCAGATCCAG ACTTTTCTGGAGTACTCTGATGCAGGTGCCAAGTTTGTGTTTGGTGACAAATACACAGatcatttctttgcttttaag GTATTGCCAATTGTGGTTTTCTTCAGTACGGTTATGTCTATGCTTTACCACATTGGATTCATGCAGTGGCTTGTTGGAAAG GTTGGTTGGATAATGCATGTCTTCATGGGAACAACTCCTGTTGAGTCTCTGGTAGCTGCGGGTAATATATTTGTGGGACAG ACAGAGTCTCCTCTCCTGGTACGGCCCTACTTACCATATATCACCAAATCTGAACTCCATGCAGTCATGACAGCAGGATTCTCAACTATTGCTGGAAGTGTCTTAGGAGCATATATTTCTTTTGGG GTTTCCTCCTCCCACCTACTGACTGCTTCTGTTATGTCAGCGCCAGCATCATTAGCTGTCTCCAAATTATTCTGGCCTGAAACTGAAAAGCCCCTGGTAACTCTGAGGAGTGGCATACAAATGGCAAAAAG TGAATCAAAGAATCTGCTAGAAGCAGCCAGCCAGGGTGCCTCTACCTCCATCGGGCTGGTAGCAAACATCGCCGTGAGCGTGATCTCCTTCCTTGCCCTGCTGAGCTTCTTTGACTCAGCCCTTTCTTGGGTGGGCAACTTGTTTGACTATCCACAGCTGACCTTTGAG AACATTTGTGCTTATGTCTTCATGCCATTCTCTTTCATGATGGGAGTAGACTGGGAAGACAGTTTCATTGTCGGTGGACTACTAGGTTACAAAACTTTCTTCAATGAATTTTTGGCTTATGAGCGCCTTTCAAAACTGATTCAAAACCGAGAAAAGGGTGGAAGCATGTACATTAATGGTGTGAAACAGTATATGACA GTTCGCTCTGAAGTCATTGCCACCTATGCTCTCTGTGGATTTGCCAACTTCGGCTCCCTGGGACTAGTAATAGGAGGCCTGA CAAGCATTGCTCCCtcaaaaaagaaggaaatagcTGACGGTGCTTTCAGAGCGATGATTGCAGGAACGGTGGCCTGTTTCATGACGGCCTGTGTGGCAG GAATGCTGACTGTCCCTAGTCTGGAAGTTCCTTGCCACATCTTGTTAGGAAATGCTTCCAACTTCACAGATTTCCCTGCCAACAGCACAGAGCTAGTTGAATGCTGCCAGCAACTCTTGACCAG TGCAAATCATTCGGAGGAGATCTTTCCCAGAGGAAACTACAGTCTCAATTCCTGGAAAGTGTGTTGCCAAATACTCAGTCAACCTGCTTTTCATTGCACTTAG